One Saccharopolyspora erythraea NRRL 2338 genomic region harbors:
- a CDS encoding metallophosphoesterase family protein, with product MRVHVVSDVHGNVEDLKRAGDGADALVVLGDLIDFVDYHDHDKGILGAVFGPEKVARFAELRRGHRGKEISAYARSLWESLSDPAKVVEDAVRDQYSELFGAMTAPTYATPGNVDAPRLWPEFEREGIHVLDGRSALIGGLRFGFIGGTLLPEGAVLRKHAPWVPYLRPEQEYDDALAALDPVDVLCSHLPPAVPELLYDVVARRPEHGSAALLRRIRTDTPRWSLFGHVHQPLAQRVRIGRTECVNVGHFKRTGRPYVLEW from the coding sequence TTGCGCGTCCACGTGGTCTCCGACGTCCACGGCAACGTGGAGGATCTCAAGCGCGCGGGCGACGGCGCGGACGCGCTGGTCGTGCTCGGCGACCTGATCGACTTCGTCGACTACCACGACCACGACAAGGGCATCCTCGGCGCGGTCTTCGGGCCCGAGAAGGTCGCGCGCTTCGCCGAGCTGCGCCGCGGCCACCGCGGCAAGGAGATCTCGGCCTACGCGCGGTCGCTGTGGGAGAGCCTGTCCGACCCGGCCAAGGTCGTCGAGGACGCCGTCCGCGACCAGTACTCCGAGCTGTTCGGCGCGATGACCGCGCCCACCTACGCCACTCCCGGCAACGTCGACGCCCCGCGGCTGTGGCCGGAGTTCGAGCGCGAGGGCATCCACGTCCTCGACGGCCGGAGCGCGCTGATCGGGGGCCTGCGATTCGGCTTCATCGGCGGCACCCTGCTGCCCGAGGGCGCGGTGCTGCGCAAGCACGCCCCGTGGGTGCCCTACCTGCGGCCGGAGCAGGAGTACGACGACGCGCTCGCCGCCCTGGATCCGGTGGACGTGCTGTGCAGCCACCTGCCGCCCGCCGTCCCGGAGCTGCTCTACGACGTCGTGGCCAGGCGTCCCGAGCACGGTTCGGCGGCGCTGCTGCGCCGCATCCGCACCGACACCCCGCGCTGGTCGCTGTTCGGGCACGTGCACCAGCCGCTGGCGCAGCGGGTCCGCATCGGGCGCACCGAATGCGTCAACGTCGGGCACTTCAAGCGAACCGGGCGACCGTACGTGCTGGAGTGGTGA
- a CDS encoding C40 family peptidase, whose amino-acid sequence MADPPLPDNASDAAKQVRELTHQAERLTEEKKKAEEDHEAKKAELGRANAEAAQAEQVANQARAEEERFRGQVDRLTNASYQGARLNKLSALLVSESPDDFLDRASALDVLAKDNNDAVKRLSAAVDQAEAAESRAHDARNRAVQAEVDAGRLAGDLARKETEMRSAIDKAEQRYNQLSGEDQESLKGDGETSYNGPIDGAGAAAAAVRAALSKTGSPYVYGAKGPSNFDCSGLMQWAYKQAGVSIGGSTGTQKTEGRSVSASDLRAGDLIFYYDSQSHVSMYIGNGKAVHAPTTGDVVKVADYKSIGDVNGIRRVVG is encoded by the coding sequence ATGGCGGACCCCCCGCTTCCCGACAACGCATCGGACGCCGCAAAGCAGGTTCGTGAGCTCACGCACCAGGCAGAGCGGCTGACCGAGGAGAAGAAGAAGGCAGAAGAGGACCACGAGGCCAAGAAGGCCGAGCTCGGCCGCGCCAACGCCGAGGCGGCCCAGGCCGAGCAGGTCGCGAACCAGGCGCGGGCGGAGGAAGAGCGCTTCCGCGGCCAGGTCGACCGGCTCACCAACGCCTCCTACCAGGGCGCCCGGCTGAACAAGCTCTCCGCGCTGCTGGTCAGCGAGTCCCCGGACGACTTCCTGGACCGCGCGTCGGCGTTGGACGTGCTGGCCAAGGACAACAACGACGCGGTGAAGCGGCTTTCCGCCGCCGTCGACCAGGCCGAGGCCGCGGAGTCGCGGGCGCACGACGCCCGCAACCGCGCCGTGCAGGCCGAGGTCGACGCCGGCCGTCTCGCGGGCGACCTCGCCCGCAAGGAGACGGAGATGCGGTCCGCGATCGACAAGGCCGAGCAGCGCTACAACCAGCTCAGCGGCGAGGACCAGGAGTCGCTCAAGGGCGACGGCGAGACCAGCTACAACGGCCCGATCGACGGTGCGGGCGCGGCCGCCGCCGCGGTGCGCGCGGCGCTGAGCAAGACCGGTTCGCCCTACGTCTACGGCGCCAAGGGACCGAGCAACTTCGACTGCTCGGGCCTGATGCAGTGGGCTTACAAGCAGGCCGGCGTCAGCATCGGCGGCAGCACCGGTACCCAGAAGACCGAGGGCCGCTCCGTGTCGGCCAGCGATCTCAGGGCCGGCGACCTGATCTTCTACTACGACAGCCAGAGCCACGTGTCGATGTACATCGGCAACGGCAAGGCGGTGCACGCGCCCACCACGGGCGACGTGGTGAAGGTCGCCGACTACAAGAGCATCGGGGACGTCAACGGCATCCGCCGCGTCGTCGGCTGA
- a CDS encoding ROK family glucokinase, protein MLTVGVDVGGTSVRASVVDPRGAVLDTLRVPTPDTGEELDSAIADVVRGLALRHPVAAVGLAVAGFVSEDRRVVRFAPHLAWRHVAVADRIAARVELPVVLEHDANAAAIAEQRFGAAAGARVAALVALGTGIGGALVIDGEVFRGAYGVAPELGHLRLVPDGRPCPCGKRGCWERYCSGTALVSTVRELQERGDGTAGPLLDESTPLTGVRVARAAEEGDPLARRAMRELARWLGEGLALVADVYDPEVVVIAGGVSGSAHLFLGEARKHYAKALTGAGHRPLARIAVAKRGDDAGMVGAATLAREHVVAHQVTGR, encoded by the coding sequence TTGCTGACCGTTGGCGTTGACGTCGGTGGTACCAGCGTCCGGGCCAGCGTGGTCGACCCGCGGGGCGCGGTGCTCGACACGCTGCGCGTGCCGACCCCGGACACCGGCGAGGAACTGGACTCGGCGATCGCGGACGTGGTGCGCGGTCTGGCGCTGAGGCACCCGGTCGCGGCCGTGGGACTGGCGGTGGCCGGCTTCGTGAGCGAGGACCGCCGCGTCGTGCGCTTCGCCCCGCACCTGGCCTGGCGCCACGTCGCCGTCGCCGACCGGATCGCCGCGCGGGTCGAGCTGCCGGTGGTGCTGGAGCACGACGCCAACGCCGCGGCCATCGCCGAGCAGCGCTTCGGCGCGGCGGCCGGTGCGCGGGTCGCCGCGCTGGTCGCGCTCGGCACCGGCATCGGAGGGGCGCTGGTGATCGACGGCGAGGTCTTCCGCGGCGCCTACGGTGTGGCGCCCGAGCTGGGCCACCTGCGGCTGGTCCCGGACGGGCGGCCGTGCCCGTGCGGCAAGCGCGGCTGCTGGGAGCGCTACTGCAGCGGTACCGCGCTGGTCAGCACGGTGCGGGAGTTGCAGGAACGGGGCGACGGCACGGCCGGTCCGCTGCTGGACGAGAGCACCCCGCTGACGGGGGTGCGGGTCGCGCGCGCGGCCGAGGAGGGCGACCCGCTCGCGCGTCGCGCGATGCGGGAGCTGGCGCGGTGGCTCGGCGAGGGACTGGCGCTGGTCGCCGACGTCTACGACCCGGAGGTCGTGGTCATCGCGGGCGGGGTGTCCGGGTCGGCGCACCTGTTCCTGGGCGAGGCGCGCAAGCACTACGCGAAGGCGCTCACCGGCGCGGGGCACCGCCCGCTGGCGCGGATCGCGGTGGCCAAGCGCGGCGACGACGCGGGCATGGTCGGGGCGGCGACCCTCGCCCGCGAGCACGTCGTCGCCCACCAGGTCACCGGCCGCTGA
- a CDS encoding SRPBCC family protein: MVDQSTQSIVIEAPAAEIMAVISDFAAYPEWAAAVKETEVLSTTTGGRAEKVRFVLDAGVVKDTYVNVYDWAEDGLSVSWTLSEGQVQKAQRGSYRLDPQGDSRTEVTYSLAVDLAIPMIGMFKRKAEKMIMDTALKELKRRVETSR; the protein is encoded by the coding sequence ATGGTCGATCAGTCCACCCAGTCCATCGTGATCGAAGCTCCCGCCGCGGAGATCATGGCGGTGATCTCCGATTTCGCCGCGTACCCCGAATGGGCGGCGGCGGTCAAGGAAACCGAGGTGCTGTCGACCACCACGGGCGGGCGCGCCGAGAAGGTCCGGTTCGTGCTGGACGCCGGTGTGGTCAAGGACACCTACGTCAACGTCTACGACTGGGCCGAAGACGGGTTATCGGTGAGCTGGACCCTCTCCGAGGGGCAGGTGCAGAAGGCGCAGCGCGGCAGCTACCGGCTGGACCCGCAGGGCGACTCCCGCACCGAGGTGACCTACAGCCTTGCCGTGGACCTGGCGATCCCGATGATCGGCATGTTCAAGCGCAAGGCGGAGAAGATGATCATGGACACGGCGCTGAAGGAGCTCAAGCGCCGCGTCGAGACCTCCCGCTGA
- a CDS encoding lysophospholipid acyltransferase family protein yields the protein MLYWVMKHILLGPLMKLFCRPKIEGVENVPSTGGAILVSNHLAVADSFYMPLMMPRRVTFLAKREYFTGKGVKGKLKKYFFSGVGQVPIDRSSGAAAQAALDTGVRLLGEGKLLGVYPEGTRSPDGRLYKGKTGVARMALEAGVPVVPIAMFGTDKVNPIGSKMWRPYKVRIVVGEPLDFSRYEGLAGDRFVERSITDEIMYALMELSGQEYVDIYAAKAKDDLAAQGKHVAGWKSTTAPARERDRVPESKAG from the coding sequence GTGCTGTACTGGGTGATGAAGCACATCTTGCTCGGCCCTCTCATGAAGCTGTTCTGCCGACCGAAGATCGAGGGCGTCGAGAACGTGCCGTCGACCGGCGGGGCGATCCTGGTGAGCAACCACCTCGCGGTCGCCGACTCGTTCTACATGCCGCTGATGATGCCGCGCCGGGTCACGTTCCTGGCCAAACGCGAGTACTTCACCGGCAAGGGCGTCAAGGGCAAGCTCAAGAAGTACTTCTTCTCCGGCGTCGGGCAGGTCCCGATCGACCGCTCCAGCGGCGCAGCGGCGCAGGCCGCGCTGGACACCGGTGTCCGGCTGCTCGGCGAGGGCAAGCTGCTCGGCGTCTACCCCGAGGGCACCCGCTCGCCCGACGGCCGCCTCTACAAGGGCAAGACCGGCGTGGCGCGGATGGCGCTGGAGGCCGGTGTCCCGGTGGTCCCGATCGCCATGTTCGGCACCGACAAGGTCAACCCCATCGGGTCGAAGATGTGGCGTCCGTACAAGGTCCGGATCGTGGTCGGCGAACCGCTGGACTTCTCCCGCTACGAGGGTCTGGCGGGCGACCGGTTCGTCGAGCGCTCGATCACCGACGAGATCATGTACGCGCTGATGGAGCTCTCCGGGCAGGAGTACGTCGACATCTACGCCGCCAAGGCCAAGGACGACCTGGCGGCCCAGGGCAAGCACGTCGCGGGCTGGAAGTCCACGACCGCTCCCGCCCGCGAGCGCGACCGGGTGCCCGAGAGCAAGGCGGGCTGA
- a CDS encoding AMP-dependent synthetase/ligase, which yields MREFSVPATTTVADDENLTDMVWANAERFGGTVSFRRRVDGTWIDVTAADFAAQVLAVSKGLIAAGLQRGDRVALMSKTRYEWTLLDFAIWAAGCATVPIYETSSADQVEWILTDSGAKAVVLETAAHRAEVDSVVDRLSEVGHVWQIDGPTDGGAAGAVDELTALGSDIDDREAHQRRREVGADELATLIYTSGTTGRPKGCELTHRNLLAEARAEIHAFPQLMQPGNSMLMFLPLAHVLARAVAIGCIYGRTTLGHTGDVKDLISDLGSFRPTFVLAVPRVFEKVYNTAKQKAHAEGKGRIFDLAEETAVAHSKAHDDGGAGIGLRLKHLVFDKLVYGKLRAALGGRCIAAVSGGAPLGERLAHFYRGIGVAVLEGYGLTETTAAATVNVENAFKIGTVGRPVAGTTVRIAEDGEILIKGDVVFRSYWNNPTATEESLEDGWFHTGDLGSLDDEGFLRITGRKKEIIVTAGGKNVAPAVLEDHLRAHPLISQCMVVGDKKPFIGALVTIDPEFLPSWLANHGRKETTTAAELVDDPELRAEVQKAIDEANKAVSRAEQIKQFRILPEDFTEATGELTPSMKLKRNKVAENHARTIESIYA from the coding sequence GTGCGAGAGTTCAGCGTCCCAGCCACAACGACGGTGGCAGACGACGAGAACCTCACCGACATGGTGTGGGCCAACGCGGAACGTTTCGGTGGCACCGTGAGCTTCCGGCGCCGGGTGGACGGCACCTGGATCGACGTCACCGCCGCGGACTTCGCCGCCCAGGTGCTGGCCGTCAGCAAGGGCCTGATCGCCGCCGGCCTGCAGCGCGGTGACCGGGTCGCGCTGATGTCGAAGACCCGCTACGAGTGGACGCTGCTGGACTTCGCCATCTGGGCCGCGGGCTGCGCGACCGTGCCGATCTACGAGACCTCCTCCGCCGACCAGGTCGAATGGATCCTCACCGACTCCGGTGCCAAGGCCGTCGTCCTGGAGACCGCTGCCCACCGCGCCGAGGTCGACTCGGTGGTCGACCGGCTCTCCGAGGTCGGCCACGTTTGGCAGATCGACGGCCCGACCGACGGCGGCGCGGCGGGCGCGGTGGACGAGCTGACCGCGCTGGGCTCCGACATCGACGACCGCGAGGCCCACCAGCGCCGCCGCGAGGTCGGCGCCGACGAGCTCGCGACGCTGATCTACACCTCCGGCACCACCGGTCGCCCGAAGGGCTGCGAGCTGACCCACCGCAACCTGCTGGCCGAGGCGCGCGCCGAGATCCACGCGTTCCCGCAGCTGATGCAGCCCGGCAACTCGATGCTGATGTTCCTGCCGCTGGCCCACGTGCTGGCCCGCGCGGTGGCCATCGGCTGCATCTACGGCCGGACCACGCTCGGCCACACCGGCGACGTCAAGGACCTGATCAGCGACCTCGGCTCGTTCCGGCCGACGTTCGTGCTGGCGGTCCCGCGGGTGTTCGAGAAGGTCTACAACACCGCCAAGCAGAAGGCGCACGCCGAGGGCAAGGGCCGGATCTTCGACCTCGCCGAGGAGACCGCCGTGGCCCACAGCAAGGCCCACGACGACGGCGGGGCGGGCATCGGCCTGCGGCTCAAGCACCTGGTCTTCGACAAGCTCGTCTACGGCAAGCTGCGCGCGGCGCTCGGCGGTCGCTGCATCGCCGCGGTGTCCGGCGGTGCGCCGCTGGGCGAGCGGCTGGCGCACTTCTACCGCGGCATCGGCGTCGCCGTGCTGGAGGGCTACGGGCTCACCGAGACCACCGCCGCCGCGACGGTCAACGTCGAGAACGCCTTCAAGATCGGCACGGTCGGCCGCCCGGTCGCGGGCACCACCGTCCGCATCGCCGAGGACGGCGAGATCCTGATCAAGGGCGACGTGGTGTTCCGCAGCTACTGGAACAACCCGACCGCGACCGAGGAGTCGCTGGAGGACGGCTGGTTCCACACCGGCGACCTCGGGTCGCTGGACGACGAGGGCTTCCTGCGGATCACCGGCCGCAAGAAGGAGATCATCGTCACCGCGGGCGGCAAGAACGTGGCACCGGCGGTGCTGGAGGACCACCTGCGGGCGCACCCGCTGATCAGCCAGTGCATGGTCGTCGGTGACAAGAAGCCGTTCATCGGCGCGCTGGTCACCATCGACCCGGAGTTCCTGCCGTCGTGGCTGGCCAACCACGGGCGCAAGGAGACCACCACCGCCGCCGAGCTGGTCGACGACCCGGAGCTGCGCGCCGAGGTGCAGAAGGCGATCGACGAGGCCAACAAGGCGGTCTCGCGGGCCGAGCAGATCAAGCAGTTCCGCATCCTGCCGGAGGACTTCACCGAGGCCACCGGCGAGCTCACGCCGAGCATGAAGCTCAAGCGCAACAAGGTCGCCGAGAACCACGCGCGGACGATCGAGTCGATCTACGCCTGA
- a CDS encoding polyketide cyclase / dehydrase and lipid transport produces the protein MPAIDVSDEVFIAATPGAVAERFADPAQHRRYWPDLVLRVDEARGAKGVRWSVAGPLTGTMEVWLEPVLDGTVLHYFLRADLPAGVRRSAAAEARRRRLAARAVAFALKDQLESGRAPGCPPALVSDQVH, from the coding sequence ATGCCCGCGATCGACGTCTCCGACGAGGTCTTCATCGCCGCCACGCCGGGCGCGGTCGCCGAGCGCTTCGCCGACCCGGCGCAGCACCGGCGCTACTGGCCCGACCTGGTGCTGCGCGTCGACGAGGCCAGGGGCGCCAAGGGCGTGCGCTGGAGCGTCGCGGGCCCGCTGACCGGCACGATGGAGGTGTGGCTCGAGCCGGTGCTCGACGGCACGGTGCTGCACTACTTCCTGCGCGCCGACCTGCCCGCGGGTGTCCGCCGGTCGGCCGCCGCCGAGGCCCGGCGCCGCCGGCTGGCGGCCCGCGCGGTGGCGTTCGCGCTGAAGGATCAGCTCGAATCGGGTCGTGCGCCGGGCTGCCCGCCGGCGCTAGTTTCGGATCAGGTGCACTGA
- a CDS encoding NYN domain-containing protein has product MDSAQQTPGVRVDWDGLAGPLRSRLAELAADALGEMRAADVPAQLRPVVRFAPAKRAKLGQAALIAALRDSAVFRTAVVDWCRGERPEALSLTDDDPVVVAAAAVLQESPVAAHYVELVALRTEQGQLRGERDSAATRAEKLAAEAERLRAELAEAKVAVERACGQNSAEADRLRKRLREQGVRLKEAKDDAEAARADLERVREDADAAIAEIAAERDRELARAREERLRADRAAADAETARHSAREARQGDEVRLALLLETLDGALGGLRRELGATGSGPRPADVVQRVRSHSGATGQVQDVAALDRLLALPAVHLIVDGYNVTKTGYPELPLADQRDRLAHQLAALAARTGAEVTLVFDGADVLAVPAAGPRGVRVLFSEPGVQADDVIRDLVAAEPQGRQLVVATSDRAVVESVRRRGAYAVPSAILLSRLHRV; this is encoded by the coding sequence GTGGACAGTGCACAGCAGACCCCTGGCGTGCGGGTCGACTGGGACGGGCTGGCCGGGCCGCTGCGTTCCCGGCTGGCCGAGCTGGCCGCGGACGCGCTGGGGGAGATGCGCGCGGCCGACGTGCCCGCCCAGCTGCGCCCTGTGGTTCGCTTCGCGCCCGCCAAGCGCGCCAAGCTCGGCCAGGCGGCGCTGATCGCCGCGCTGCGCGACTCGGCGGTCTTCCGGACCGCGGTCGTCGACTGGTGCCGGGGCGAGCGGCCCGAAGCGCTGAGCCTCACCGACGACGACCCGGTCGTCGTCGCGGCCGCCGCCGTCCTGCAGGAGTCCCCGGTCGCCGCGCACTACGTCGAGCTCGTCGCGCTGCGCACCGAGCAGGGTCAGCTCCGCGGAGAGCGCGACTCCGCGGCGACGCGGGCGGAGAAGCTCGCCGCCGAGGCCGAGCGGCTGCGGGCGGAGCTGGCCGAGGCGAAGGTGGCCGTGGAGCGCGCGTGCGGGCAGAACAGCGCGGAGGCCGACCGGCTCCGCAAGCGCCTGCGGGAACAGGGCGTGCGGTTGAAGGAGGCCAAGGACGACGCCGAGGCGGCGCGTGCCGACCTGGAACGGGTGCGCGAGGACGCCGACGCGGCGATCGCCGAGATCGCCGCCGAGCGCGACCGCGAGCTGGCCCGCGCCAGGGAGGAGCGGTTGCGCGCCGACCGAGCGGCGGCCGACGCCGAGACCGCGCGCCATTCGGCGCGGGAGGCGCGCCAGGGCGACGAGGTGCGGCTGGCGTTGCTGCTGGAGACGCTGGACGGCGCGCTCGGCGGGCTGCGCAGGGAGCTCGGCGCGACCGGCAGCGGGCCGCGTCCGGCCGACGTCGTGCAGCGAGTGCGGTCGCACTCCGGTGCCACCGGCCAGGTGCAGGACGTGGCTGCGCTGGACCGGTTGCTGGCGCTGCCGGCGGTGCACCTGATCGTCGACGGCTACAACGTCACCAAGACCGGCTACCCCGAGCTGCCGCTGGCCGACCAGCGCGACCGGCTCGCGCACCAGCTCGCGGCGCTGGCCGCGCGCACCGGCGCCGAGGTCACGCTGGTCTTCGACGGTGCCGACGTGCTCGCGGTGCCCGCGGCCGGGCCGCGCGGGGTGCGGGTGCTGTTCAGCGAACCCGGTGTGCAGGCCGACGACGTGATCCGCGATCTCGTCGCGGCCGAGCCGCAGGGCAGGCAGCTCGTGGTGGCGACGTCGGACCGCGCGGTCGTCGAGTCGGTGCGCCGTCGCGGTGCTTACGCGGTGCCGTCGGCGATCCTGCTGTCCCGGCTCCACCGCGTCTGA
- a CDS encoding polyadenylate-specific 3'-exoribonuclease AS: MRFFYDCEFIEDGHTIELVSIGMVDESGREFYAVSTEFDASRAGQWVRQNVLPQLPPATDPAWRSRARIREDLYSFLTARGADIELWAWYAAYDHVALAQLWGAMPALPSRIPKFTRDLRQRWEDVGKPKLPAAPENAHDALADARHNLERWKVIEEVQRRRGYPL, from the coding sequence GTGAGGTTTTTCTACGACTGCGAGTTCATCGAGGACGGGCACACCATCGAGCTGGTGTCGATCGGGATGGTGGACGAGTCCGGCCGCGAGTTCTACGCGGTGTCCACGGAGTTCGACGCGAGCCGCGCGGGGCAGTGGGTTCGCCAGAACGTGCTCCCGCAGCTCCCGCCCGCCACCGACCCGGCCTGGCGGTCGCGGGCGCGGATCCGCGAGGACCTGTACTCCTTCCTCACCGCCCGCGGCGCCGACATCGAGCTGTGGGCCTGGTACGCCGCCTACGACCACGTCGCGCTGGCCCAGCTGTGGGGCGCGATGCCCGCGCTGCCGTCGCGGATCCCGAAGTTCACCCGCGACCTGCGGCAGCGCTGGGAAGACGTGGGCAAGCCCAAGCTGCCCGCCGCACCGGAGAACGCCCACGACGCGCTGGCCGACGCCAGGCACAACCTCGAGCGCTGGAAGGTGATCGAGGAGGTGCAGCGCCGCCGCGGATACCCGCTGTGA
- a CDS encoding basic secretory family protein: MPGHGTLRGWVAAAAAAAVVSGLSVLALPGDGSPPRPGPERLAGRPPKAPADSRTAAVSALLEERAAALRARDELAFLSSVDPKAPTDFHDRQRALFHNLADVPLARWSYHLDAADVLPSAPLPPVPGDEVWAPRVSLEYALQAVDTVPTRRTMGYLFVRRGDSWYLTSDDALETRGRTTWRGPWDFAPCRTATTAAGLVVGHDDNRELVERVAGMLDESADRVSRVWGTDWARRVAVLLPSTGDELRSLVGAEFAVDGIAAVAVADGVDTSARRVEGPRIVLNPMTAAGLSDTALGVVLRHEITHVAARADTADGAPMWMLEGFADYVGYRDSGIAPEHVAPELARQVRGGGPPADLPSDRDFHLAGRRLDLAYQQAWSVVGYLAGRVGEQRLVLLYRRVAGSSSPGAVDVALREVAGMSTAQLLAGWREHLVRTFG; encoded by the coding sequence GTGCCAGGCCATGGGACGTTGCGCGGGTGGGTGGCCGCGGCCGCAGCCGCCGCGGTCGTCTCCGGCCTGTCGGTGCTCGCGCTGCCCGGTGACGGCAGTCCGCCGCGCCCCGGGCCGGAACGCCTGGCCGGACGGCCGCCGAAGGCTCCCGCGGACTCCCGCACCGCCGCGGTGAGCGCACTGCTGGAGGAGCGCGCCGCCGCTCTGCGGGCGCGTGACGAGCTCGCGTTCCTGTCCTCAGTGGACCCCAAGGCGCCGACCGACTTCCACGACCGCCAGCGGGCGCTGTTCCACAACCTCGCCGACGTGCCGCTGGCCCGCTGGTCCTACCACCTCGACGCCGCCGACGTGCTGCCGTCGGCGCCTCTGCCGCCGGTTCCCGGCGACGAGGTCTGGGCGCCCCGGGTGAGCCTGGAATACGCGCTGCAAGCCGTCGACACCGTGCCGACCCGCCGCACGATGGGCTACCTGTTCGTCCGCCGCGGCGACTCCTGGTACCTGACCTCCGACGACGCGCTGGAAACCCGCGGTCGCACGACCTGGCGCGGTCCCTGGGACTTCGCGCCGTGCCGCACCGCGACCACCGCGGCCGGACTGGTCGTCGGCCACGACGACAACCGCGAGCTGGTCGAGCGGGTGGCCGGCATGCTCGACGAGTCGGCCGACCGGGTCAGCCGGGTCTGGGGCACCGACTGGGCGCGGCGGGTCGCGGTGCTGCTGCCCAGCACCGGCGACGAGCTGCGGTCGCTGGTCGGCGCCGAGTTCGCCGTCGACGGCATAGCGGCGGTCGCCGTGGCCGACGGCGTGGACACCTCGGCCCGGCGCGTGGAAGGGCCGCGCATCGTGCTCAACCCGATGACCGCCGCCGGGCTCTCCGACACCGCGCTGGGTGTGGTGCTGCGGCACGAGATCACCCACGTCGCCGCCCGCGCCGACACCGCCGACGGCGCGCCGATGTGGATGCTCGAGGGGTTCGCCGACTACGTCGGCTACCGCGACAGCGGGATCGCGCCGGAGCACGTGGCGCCGGAGCTGGCGCGGCAGGTCCGCGGTGGAGGGCCGCCCGCCGACCTGCCGTCGGACCGGGACTTCCACCTGGCGGGGCGGCGGCTGGACCTGGCCTACCAGCAGGCGTGGTCGGTCGTCGGCTACCTGGCGGGCCGGGTGGGGGAGCAGCGGCTGGTGCTGCTCTACCGCCGCGTCGCGGGCTCCAGCTCACCGGGCGCGGTGGACGTCGCGCTGCGGGAGGTGGCGGGGATGAGCACCGCGCAGCTCCTCGCCGGCTGGCGCGAGCACCTGGTCCGCACCTTCGGTTGA
- a CDS encoding ArsA family ATPase: MRILLFTGKGGVGKTTLAAATAARLAARGERVLAVSTDPAHSLADALGVPLGPEPREIPLGMHAAEVQTRGLVDKNWAELREHLRTMLLAAGIAELEAEELTLLPGVEDLLALAEVHRLAASGLWDAVIVDCGPTAETLRLLALPESVSGYLERLFPAHRRVVRGMLAGMAGSENVQRWDAAAEALSRLAERLTALREMLADPGTGVRLVLTPESVVAAETRRTLTALALQRIRVDGLVANRLVPNPGAARGEAANWMRTRRREQEAVLDSVRAATDVPLRTVEHRAAEPVGVEALRELADELYGGSDPLAAGEDIPDMQVTGGGRALDSEYSLRIALPLHEDAELDLARIADEIAVTVDGRRRLIALPAVLRRCVVTSAVAGDDGLTIGFRPDPDQWMR; this comes from the coding sequence TTGCGCATCCTGTTGTTCACCGGAAAGGGCGGCGTGGGCAAGACCACGCTGGCCGCCGCGACCGCGGCACGCCTCGCCGCGCGCGGCGAGCGGGTGCTGGCCGTGTCCACCGACCCGGCGCACTCGCTGGCCGACGCGCTCGGCGTGCCGCTGGGCCCGGAACCCCGCGAGATCCCGCTGGGCATGCACGCCGCCGAGGTGCAGACCCGCGGCCTGGTCGACAAGAACTGGGCCGAGCTGAGGGAGCACCTGCGCACCATGCTGCTGGCGGCGGGCATCGCCGAGCTGGAGGCGGAGGAGCTGACGCTGCTGCCCGGCGTCGAGGACCTCCTCGCGCTCGCCGAGGTGCACCGGCTCGCAGCCAGCGGGCTCTGGGACGCCGTCATCGTCGACTGTGGACCGACCGCCGAGACGCTGCGGCTGCTGGCGCTGCCGGAGTCGGTGTCCGGCTACCTGGAGCGACTGTTCCCCGCGCACCGCAGGGTCGTGCGCGGCATGCTTGCCGGCATGGCGGGCAGCGAGAACGTCCAGCGCTGGGACGCCGCCGCAGAAGCCCTGAGCAGGCTGGCCGAACGCCTCACCGCGCTGCGGGAGATGCTGGCCGACCCCGGCACGGGCGTGCGGCTGGTGCTGACGCCGGAGAGCGTGGTGGCCGCCGAGACCCGCCGGACGCTGACCGCGCTGGCGTTGCAGCGGATCCGCGTGGACGGGCTGGTCGCCAACCGCCTGGTGCCGAACCCCGGCGCGGCGCGCGGCGAGGCCGCGAACTGGATGCGGACCCGCAGGCGCGAGCAGGAAGCCGTGCTCGACTCGGTGCGCGCGGCCACCGACGTGCCGCTGCGCACGGTCGAGCACCGCGCGGCCGAGCCGGTCGGCGTCGAGGCGCTGCGGGAGCTCGCCGACGAGCTCTACGGCGGCAGCGACCCGCTGGCGGCCGGCGAGGACATCCCCGACATGCAGGTCACCGGCGGCGGGCGCGCGCTGGACTCCGAGTACTCCCTGCGGATCGCGTTGCCGCTGCACGAGGACGCCGAGCTCGACCTCGCGCGCATCGCCGACGAGATAGCCGTGACCGTCGACGGCAGGCGCAGGCTGATCGCGCTGCCCGCCGTCCTGCGCCGCTGCGTGGTCACCTCCGCGGTCGCCGGGGACGACGGGCTGACGATCGGCTTCCGGCCCGATCCGGACCAGTGGATGCGGTGA